Within the Flavobacteriales bacterium genome, the region ACCCACGGTGATCGACCTCGGCGACGGGGTGAAGATCGGCGGCGGCGACTTCGCCATGATGGCCGGGCCTTGCTCCATCGAAAGCGAAGAGCAGGTGGAGAAGATCGTGCAGCACCTGGTGGCCAACGGCATCCGCATCATGCGGGGAGGGGTGTACAAGCCGCGCAGTTCTCCGTACACCTTCCGGGGCATGGGCATCGAAGGCCTGAAGATGTGGCATGGCATTGCCTCGAAGCACGGCATCAAGATCATCACGGAAGTCATGCAGGTGAGCCAGGTGGAAGACATGTATCCCTACATCGACATCTACCAGGTGGGCGCGCGCAACTCACAAAACTTCAATTTGCTGGATGCCTTGGGTGAGGTGGATAAGCCCGTACTCATCAAGCGCGGCATGTCGGGCACGATCGACGAGTTGCTGCAATCGGCGGAATACATCTTTTCCAATGGCAACGAGCGGCTGCTGCTGTGCGAACGCGGCATCCGTACATTCGAGAACGCCTACCGGAATACATTCGACATCAACGCCATTCCGGTGTTAAAAGAGAAGTCGCACCTACCTGTGATCGCCGACCCGTCGCACGGCGTGGGGGTGAGGGCCTATGTTCCCTCTATCGCTCTTGCGGGCGTGGCGGCCGGCGCCGACGGCGTGATCTATGAAGTACACGAAAAACCCGAAGAAGCAATGAGTGATGGCCAGCAAACGCTGAACTTCTCCGAATCGGAAAAGCTGATAGGGGCGATGCGGAAGATGGAGGGGTTAGTTTGTGGTTTGTAGTTTGTGGTTGGGCAGTGGGAAATGAATTGTTCCCTGCATTAATTTGAAATCGCTATGGACAAACTTTGGCAAGGTATCATCATTGGTATTGCTGGTGGTTTTTTTGCAAGCCAGGCCACAGGTCTGACCAAGTGGACGAGGGATAAATTGATTGAATGGAGCGATAAACGGCGGATATATGAGTGGCTGAAAAAGAACTCTTCCGATAAAGCCGGACATAAGTTCCGATCAACAAGGGCAATTTCCAGTGGGTGCAACTTGACCCAAGACCGGGTCAGATACATTTGTAGCATCCACAAGAAAATTTACCTGTCAACAGGAATAAATGAAGACTTATGGAGTGTTATTGATGGGGATGAAAAAAGTGTTTATGATGATCGTGGTGTGTTAGAATTATAGAATCTAAAGCGTGGAGGGAAGGCATTTCAAGTTTCTACCAACTCATTACCCATCTCAAATT harbors:
- the aroF gene encoding 3-deoxy-7-phosphoheptulonate synthase, whose amino-acid sequence is MIIQLKENITPAQREALNAKIAEIGYKPTEVKTQRGTYLVCIGKKEFDIRIVGAMAGVKDLHRVSDAYKLVSRKWKVEPTVIDLGDGVKIGGGDFAMMAGPCSIESEEQVEKIVQHLVANGIRIMRGGVYKPRSSPYTFRGMGIEGLKMWHGIASKHGIKIITEVMQVSQVEDMYPYIDIYQVGARNSQNFNLLDALGEVDKPVLIKRGMSGTIDELLQSAEYIFSNGNERLLLCERGIRTFENAYRNTFDINAIPVLKEKSHLPVIADPSHGVGVRAYVPSIALAGVAAGADGVIYEVHEKPEEAMSDGQQTLNFSESEKLIGAMRKMEGLVCGL